One part of the Candidatus Hydrogenedentota bacterium genome encodes these proteins:
- a CDS encoding TolC family protein, which translates to VSLGSSGLEFVRERADYDRDSDVTFTVGVSVPLPLFDRNQGNILAETHRLEQAAAREREARTDAAAGITMTYAETAARRDEYVRLRDVVLPELEDTRRLTVEGYQEGKFDYLNVLAIERDLFESRVRALDTLAACQETFITLERLSGGAPGARSDTAEPPTGPKEEDNDAK; encoded by the coding sequence GTCTCGCTCGGCAGTTCCGGGCTGGAGTTTGTACGCGAACGCGCGGACTATGACCGGGACTCCGACGTAACGTTTACGGTCGGCGTCTCTGTGCCCCTGCCCTTGTTCGACCGCAACCAGGGCAACATCCTTGCAGAGACGCACCGGCTGGAACAAGCGGCCGCGCGGGAACGCGAAGCGCGGACCGACGCCGCCGCCGGCATCACGATGACGTACGCTGAGACGGCGGCGCGCCGCGACGAATACGTGCGTCTGCGCGACGTCGTGCTGCCCGAACTGGAAGACACGCGCCGGTTGACAGTCGAGGGGTATCAGGAGGGCAAATTCGATTACCTGAACGTGCTCGCCATCGAGCGCGACCTGTTTGAATCGCGGGTCCGCGCACTCGACACGCTCGCCGCCTGTCAGGAGACGTTCATTACGCTGGAACGGCTCAGTGGAGGCGCGCCGGGCGCAAGGAGTGATACCGCGGAACCTCCAACCGGACCGAAGGAGGAAGACAATGATGCGAAATAA